From the genome of Papaver somniferum cultivar HN1 chromosome 2, ASM357369v1, whole genome shotgun sequence, one region includes:
- the LOC113352218 gene encoding SKP1-like protein 1, whose product MSAPKGKTITLISSDEQNFNIQENIAFQSRTLTAMIAADNHDNTEILIPLTNVTGTILAKVIEYCDKHAADDECITDVEKDWDVEFVNVDAATLTHLTKAASFLKIKSLQNLTLQKVSEMIRYRTTGEVLNLFPDLFRVEEVPVKR is encoded by the coding sequence atgtcgGCACCAAAGGGAAAGACCATCACCTTGATTAGTTCCGACGAACAAAATTTCAATATTCAGGAAAACATCGCCTTCCAATCTAGAACTCTTACCGCCATGATAGCTGCTGACAACCATGATAACACCGAGATTCTTATCCCTTTGACTAACGTGACAGGAACCATCTTGGCGAAAGTGATCGAGTACTGCGACAAACACGCTGCTGACGATGAGTGCATTACTGATGTAGAGAAGGACTGGGATGTGGAGTTTGTGAATGTAGATGCAGCGACACTGACACACTTAACGAAGGCTGctagttttctgaaaataaaaagtTTGCAGAACTTGACATTGCAGAAAGTGTCGGAGATGATAAGATATAGAACAACAGGGGAGGTACTAAATCTATTCCCTGATTTATTCCGTGTCGAGGAAGTAccagtcaaaagataa